A region of Granulicella aggregans DNA encodes the following proteins:
- the ribD gene encoding bifunctional diaminohydroxyphosphoribosylaminopyrimidine deaminase/5-amino-6-(5-phosphoribosylamino)uracil reductase RibD codes for MPDDLHFMQRALELAASTTALASPNPQVGCVLVQNGRIIGEGVHLYEAHDHAEIAALKNAAALGHAVKGATAYVILEPCSHTGRTGPCADALIAAGIGRCVVATGDPNPFVHGSGLQRLRDAGVEVTLGVLEQPARELNDAFAHFIQTRTPFVTLKAAISVDGKLAPPPTDRAPGKPHWITGPEARAEVQRLRHASDAVLTGINTVLADDPAYTDRTGLPRRRPLLRVILDTHLRIPLDSQLVRSASTGGTPNEDLLIFCGISASASKIAALEDAGAEVEPIVSHNGRLSLPAVLTDLHDRAIVSLLLECGSHLNGSFLAQRLVDKVVLFCSETELGEAALPFASGFPSPFLLEQSLRRTTHTLFGPPDRPDSCLTGYLTDPWPPSVL; via the coding sequence ATGCCCGACGATCTCCACTTTATGCAGCGGGCCCTTGAGCTTGCCGCCAGCACTACCGCCTTGGCATCCCCCAATCCCCAGGTCGGCTGCGTCCTGGTGCAGAATGGCAGAATCATCGGCGAGGGCGTTCACCTCTATGAGGCCCACGATCACGCCGAGATCGCGGCTCTTAAGAACGCCGCAGCGCTGGGACATGCTGTAAAAGGCGCAACCGCCTACGTCATCCTCGAACCCTGCAGCCACACCGGTCGCACCGGTCCCTGTGCCGATGCCCTCATCGCCGCCGGCATCGGGCGTTGTGTCGTTGCGACAGGCGATCCCAACCCCTTCGTGCATGGCTCCGGGCTCCAACGTCTGCGTGATGCTGGAGTTGAAGTTACGCTCGGAGTTCTCGAACAGCCCGCCCGTGAGCTCAACGACGCCTTCGCCCACTTCATCCAGACCCGGACGCCTTTCGTCACGCTTAAGGCCGCGATCTCTGTCGATGGCAAACTGGCTCCGCCACCTACGGATCGCGCCCCCGGCAAGCCGCACTGGATTACGGGCCCTGAGGCCCGGGCCGAAGTTCAACGTCTTCGCCACGCCTCCGACGCCGTTCTGACAGGCATCAACACCGTCCTAGCGGACGACCCCGCCTACACCGACCGCACCGGTCTGCCCCGCCGCCGCCCCTTGCTTCGCGTCATCCTCGACACCCATCTCCGAATCCCGCTCGACTCGCAGCTCGTCCGCTCCGCCAGCACCGGCGGCACACCGAACGAAGACCTACTCATCTTTTGCGGCATCTCCGCCTCAGCATCAAAGATCGCCGCTCTTGAAGACGCCGGTGCTGAGGTCGAACCTATCGTCTCCCACAACGGCCGCCTCAGCCTGCCCGCCGTTCTCACCGACCTTCACGACCGGGCTATCGTCTCTCTCCTTCTCGAATGCGGATCGCATCTCAATGGCAGCTTCCTCGCCCAGCGACTGGTCGATAAGGTCGTCCTCTTCTGCTCCGAGACCGAGCTTGGCGAGGCCGCACTCCCCTTCGCATCCGGCTTTCCATCCCCATTCCTGCTTGAGCAAAGCCTCCGCCGCACCACCCACACGCTCTTCGGCCCGCCCGATCGTCCGGACAGTTGCCTGACCGGCTACCTCACCGATCCCTGGCCGCCCTCCGTTCTCTAG
- a CDS encoding riboflavin synthase, producing the protein MFTGLIESTGTILALTESGGATRITVAAPGLTSRLHTGDSIAVSGVCLTALHIEPNAFPPRFSADLAAETISRTTLAHLREGSVVNLELPTPAGSPLGGHVVQGHVDGTATLIGLDAITPDAPETDWRLRLRIPEALTRYVVPQGSITIEGISLTVAALHGQDIEIAIIPHTYAATSLYTLAPGSLLNIEVDVLGKYAERQMQTPTKHLLTEEYLLANGY; encoded by the coding sequence ATGTTCACCGGACTGATCGAATCCACCGGCACCATCCTCGCGCTCACCGAATCCGGTGGCGCGACACGCATCACCGTCGCCGCACCGGGACTGACATCTCGCCTGCATACCGGCGACAGCATCGCCGTGAGTGGCGTATGTCTCACCGCATTGCACATTGAGCCCAACGCCTTCCCCCCGCGTTTCTCTGCCGATCTCGCCGCCGAGACCATCTCCCGCACCACGCTCGCGCATCTCCGCGAAGGCTCCGTCGTGAACCTCGAACTTCCTACTCCCGCCGGATCGCCACTCGGTGGTCATGTCGTGCAGGGACACGTCGACGGCACGGCAACCCTAATCGGCCTTGATGCGATCACCCCGGACGCTCCCGAGACCGACTGGCGTCTCCGTCTCCGCATTCCAGAGGCGCTCACCCGCTACGTCGTTCCGCAGGGTTCGATCACCATCGAAGGCATCAGCCTGACGGTCGCCGCGCTGCATGGGCAGGATATAGAAATCGCGATCATCCCTCACACCTACGCAGCTACCAGCCTGTACACGCTCGCTCCCGGCAGCCTGCTGAATATCGAGGTCGATGTCCTCGGCAAATACGCCGAACGCCAAATGCAAACACCGACCAAGCACCTGCTTACTGAGGAGTATCTGCTGGCGAACGGCTACTGA
- the leuB gene encoding 3-isopropylmalate dehydrogenase: MKLKIAVLAGDGIGPEVTNEATSILRAVAEFGGHDFSFVPLLIGGVAITEAGSPLPTATLDAALECDAVLLGAVGDNKFNSLTPDKRPEAGLLQIRQALGGFANLRPSVAYKALAASSPLRPEVTEGVDMLFVRELLGGLYFGAPREWNREKEVAINTMRYTKAEVVRVARVAFELAAKRRKKVTSVDKANVLEVSQLWRAAVTEVAADYPEVTLEHQLVDSMAMHIMNTPRNFDVVLTENLFGDILSDEAGVITGSLGMLPSATIGGAVNLYEPVHGSAPDIAGQGKANPLGAILTAAMILRHSAGLEQDAAAVETAVVKVLDAGYRTSDIARGQTAGQTPVTTHEMGRLVHEALAQSIDQRQAMHAV, from the coding sequence ATGAAGCTGAAGATTGCAGTACTGGCCGGCGACGGCATCGGCCCTGAGGTGACGAACGAAGCGACCAGCATTCTGCGCGCAGTGGCGGAGTTTGGCGGCCACGACTTCAGCTTTGTGCCGCTGCTGATCGGCGGCGTTGCGATCACCGAAGCCGGTTCGCCACTGCCGACGGCGACGCTTGATGCGGCGCTCGAGTGTGATGCCGTGTTGCTGGGCGCGGTAGGCGATAACAAGTTCAACTCGCTCACTCCGGACAAGCGCCCCGAGGCTGGGCTGCTGCAGATTCGCCAGGCGCTGGGCGGCTTTGCGAATCTTCGGCCATCCGTAGCCTACAAGGCGCTGGCAGCGAGTTCTCCGCTGCGGCCCGAGGTGACCGAAGGCGTCGACATGCTCTTCGTGCGCGAACTGCTGGGCGGTCTGTACTTCGGAGCGCCTCGCGAGTGGAACCGCGAAAAAGAAGTTGCGATCAACACAATGCGCTACACCAAGGCAGAAGTAGTGCGTGTGGCTCGGGTTGCGTTCGAGCTCGCAGCCAAGCGTCGCAAGAAAGTCACAAGTGTTGATAAGGCCAATGTGCTCGAGGTCTCGCAGCTCTGGCGCGCCGCCGTCACCGAAGTTGCCGCTGACTATCCCGAAGTCACGCTCGAGCATCAACTGGTCGATTCGATGGCGATGCACATCATGAATACGCCGCGGAACTTCGATGTGGTGCTGACGGAGAATCTCTTCGGCGACATCCTCTCGGATGAGGCTGGCGTCATCACCGGCTCGCTCGGCATGTTGCCCTCGGCGACGATTGGCGGAGCAGTCAATCTTTATGAGCCTGTGCATGGCTCGGCTCCCGATATCGCCGGGCAAGGCAAGGCAAATCCGCTGGGCGCAATTCTTACGGCCGCGATGATACTTCGCCACTCCGCTGGCCTGGAGCAGGACGCTGCAGCAGTCGAAACGGCAGTGGTGAAGGTGCTTGACGCTGGCTACCGCACGAGCGACATTGCACGCGGACAAACTGCGGGGCAGACTCCGGTGACTACGCACGAGATGGGCAGGCTTGTGCATGAAGCCCTGGCGCAGTCCATCGACCAACGGCAGGCGATGCATGCGGTGTAA
- a CDS encoding LysR family transcriptional regulator, whose protein sequence is MDLFQLETFLAVAEERSFSRAATRLHRTQPAVSQAISKLEGELGEILFERSSRDGTLTDAGGVLREYALKLLNLRTEASSALAELRELHSGKLLLAANEYTCLYLLPLLDEFRRQHPRIKVAVQRSLASRITDEVLMHSVEIGILSFRPDDVQVKSTVVYRDELMLVVNPKHPFARAGEVAIRQLGTQNFVAHNIASPQRQKVIQTFRKYKTPLQMGVELPTMEAIKRFVEMGNGVALIPGLSVRKELTNGELVRIRVKELQTERKLRLVYRRQASLSHAALAFLRIVEKFSASHGDPYSFLPERG, encoded by the coding sequence ATGGACCTGTTTCAACTCGAAACCTTTCTCGCGGTCGCGGAGGAGCGCAGCTTCTCCCGCGCCGCCACCCGTCTCCACCGGACGCAACCAGCCGTCAGCCAGGCGATCTCCAAGCTCGAAGGCGAGCTGGGCGAGATTCTCTTTGAGCGCTCGTCGCGCGATGGCACGCTGACCGACGCCGGGGGCGTACTGCGCGAGTACGCCCTGAAGTTACTCAACCTCAGGACAGAAGCCTCCAGCGCGCTGGCCGAGTTGAGAGAGCTCCACAGCGGTAAGCTGCTTCTCGCAGCGAATGAGTACACCTGTCTCTACCTCCTGCCTCTGCTCGACGAGTTCCGCCGCCAGCACCCGCGCATCAAAGTTGCCGTCCAGCGATCTCTTGCCAGCCGGATTACCGATGAAGTCCTGATGCACTCAGTGGAGATTGGAATCCTGTCCTTCCGCCCCGACGACGTACAGGTCAAATCTACCGTCGTCTATCGGGACGAGCTGATGCTGGTCGTCAACCCGAAGCACCCCTTCGCCCGCGCTGGCGAAGTAGCAATCCGCCAACTCGGCACGCAAAACTTCGTCGCCCATAATATCGCGTCGCCGCAACGCCAGAAGGTGATCCAGACGTTCCGTAAGTACAAGACACCCCTGCAGATGGGCGTCGAACTGCCCACCATGGAGGCCATCAAGCGGTTCGTCGAGATGGGCAACGGCGTCGCTCTCATCCCCGGCCTCTCCGTCCGCAAAGAACTCACCAACGGCGAGCTGGTCCGCATCCGGGTCAAGGAGCTCCAAACCGAGCGCAAACTTCGCCTCGTCTACCGCCGCCAGGCCAGCCTCTCGCACGCGGCACTGGCATTCCTGCGGATCGTCGAGAAGTTTTCCGCCAGCCACGGCGATCCTTACAGCTTTCTTCCCGAGCGCGGCTAA
- the rho gene encoding transcription termination factor Rho translates to MTISELKEHNIAELGKLARGLDIAGTSGLRKQDLIFKILQAQSEKEGHIFAEGVLEILPDGYGFLRSPDYNYLPGPDDIYVSPSQIRKFDLKTGDTISGNVRPPHEGEKYFALVKIEAINFESPEETRNKILFDNLTPLYAQERIKMETVRDHISGRVMDLLTPVGKGQRGLIVAPPRTGKTMLLQSIANSITANHPEVVLIVLLIDERPEEVTDMQRSVKGEVISSTFDEPAARHVQVAEMVIEKAKRLVEHKRDVVILLDSITRLARAYNTIVPPSGKVLSGGVDSNALQRPKRFFGAARNIEEGGSLTIIATALVDTGSRMDEVIFEEFKGTGNMEVILDRKLVDKRVFPAIDIQRSGTRKEELLIPKEDLQRTWILRKVLNPLSPVEAMELLTDKLAKTRNNQEFLHNMSSI, encoded by the coding sequence ATGACAATTTCCGAACTGAAAGAACACAACATTGCCGAATTGGGCAAGCTTGCCCGCGGCCTCGATATCGCCGGCACCAGCGGACTCCGCAAACAAGACTTGATCTTCAAGATCCTCCAGGCTCAAAGCGAGAAGGAAGGGCATATCTTCGCCGAGGGAGTGCTTGAGATCCTCCCTGACGGCTACGGCTTCCTGCGCTCGCCCGACTACAACTACCTGCCCGGCCCGGACGACATCTACGTCTCGCCCTCGCAGATCCGCAAGTTCGACCTGAAGACCGGCGACACCATCAGCGGCAACGTCCGTCCCCCACATGAAGGCGAAAAATACTTCGCTCTGGTCAAGATCGAGGCGATCAACTTCGAGTCTCCCGAAGAGACCCGCAACAAGATTCTGTTCGACAACCTCACTCCTCTCTACGCGCAGGAGCGCATCAAGATGGAGACGGTCCGCGACCACATCAGCGGCCGAGTCATGGACCTTCTCACTCCCGTAGGAAAGGGCCAGCGTGGTCTGATCGTCGCTCCGCCGCGCACCGGCAAGACGATGCTACTGCAGTCCATCGCGAACAGCATCACTGCCAACCACCCCGAAGTCGTGCTCATCGTTCTGCTCATCGATGAGCGCCCGGAAGAAGTCACCGACATGCAGCGTTCGGTCAAGGGCGAGGTCATCTCCTCAACCTTCGACGAGCCGGCAGCTCGCCACGTACAGGTTGCCGAGATGGTGATCGAAAAGGCGAAGCGTCTGGTCGAGCACAAGCGCGACGTCGTCATCCTTCTCGATTCGATCACGCGTCTGGCGCGCGCTTACAACACGATTGTGCCGCCTTCGGGCAAGGTGCTCTCGGGCGGTGTGGACTCGAACGCACTGCAGAGGCCGAAGCGTTTCTTCGGAGCTGCCCGCAATATCGAAGAAGGCGGTTCGCTGACCATCATCGCTACGGCTCTTGTCGATACCGGCTCGCGCATGGACGAAGTCATCTTCGAAGAGTTCAAGGGAACGGGCAACATGGAAGTGATCCTCGACCGCAAGCTGGTCGACAAGCGCGTCTTCCCGGCGATCGACATCCAGCGCTCGGGCACGCGTAAGGAAGAGCTGCTCATCCCGAAGGAAGACCTGCAGCGGACCTGGATTCTGCGCAAGGTGCTGAATCCGCTGTCGCCCGTTGAGGCGATGGAGCTACTGACCGACAAGCTGGCAAAGACCAGGAACAACCAGGAGTTCCTGCATAATATGAGCTCGATTTAG
- a CDS encoding HD domain-containing protein, translating into MLISRTEAYGLLEQLGASNRLIRHAHFVSDAADSLLLDFRMLDVPVDVLTVQLGAVLHDAGKIAHPHELGEPGSCHEGAGEALLLAHHVQPEIARCCRSHAAWNLAEVTLEERIVALADKLWKGKREADLELLVIDETAARLGLSRWDIFERLDSAFEEIAASGSQRVEESRREIQ; encoded by the coding sequence ATGTTGATCTCACGTACCGAAGCATATGGGCTGCTCGAACAGCTGGGCGCTTCGAATCGATTAATCCGGCACGCACACTTTGTCTCTGATGCGGCAGATTCGCTGCTCCTGGATTTCCGCATGTTGGACGTTCCGGTGGATGTTCTTACCGTTCAGTTGGGGGCTGTGCTTCACGACGCAGGTAAGATCGCACATCCCCATGAACTCGGCGAGCCAGGCTCGTGCCATGAAGGAGCGGGTGAGGCTCTGCTTCTTGCGCATCATGTTCAGCCTGAGATTGCTCGCTGCTGCCGGTCGCACGCAGCGTGGAATCTGGCGGAGGTGACACTGGAAGAGCGAATCGTCGCTTTGGCCGATAAGCTCTGGAAGGGCAAGCGTGAGGCGGACTTGGAACTTCTCGTCATCGATGAGACGGCTGCGCGATTGGGATTATCGCGTTGGGACATCTTTGAGCGGCTGGACTCAGCGTTCGAAGAGATCGCCGCGAGCGGTTCACAGAGAGTTGAAGAAAGCCGACGGGAGATTCAGTAG
- a CDS encoding 2-isopropylmalate synthase, translating into MAESNQIVFFDTTLRDGEQSPGCTMHPAEKLRFAHQLAELGVDIIEAGFPIASSGDFDSVRTIASQVEGAKIAALARAKPADIEIAARAVAPAELARIHTFLSSSDIHLEHQMKMSRNQALDLAGESVRQARSFVDDVEFSPMDATRTDHAFLGAMVAVAIEAGATTINIPDTVGFITPAEYAAIFRMLRQLPGAEKVIFSTHCHDDLGLATANTLAGIEGGARQVEVAVNGIGERAGNAALEEVASALMVRRDVLPYTSNIVHTKLYPTSAMLSEILNLPVAPNKAIVGKNAFSHESGIHQHGVLSNPLTYEIMTPASVGVTGTTIVLGKHSGRKALEHRFAELGHTLTKNELERVYMRFTELADKKKAIYDEDLIGLLRAPHAEVTTAN; encoded by the coding sequence ATGGCTGAATCGAACCAGATCGTCTTCTTCGACACCACCCTGCGCGATGGCGAGCAGTCGCCCGGCTGCACCATGCATCCTGCGGAGAAGCTGCGCTTCGCCCATCAGCTTGCGGAGCTTGGCGTCGACATCATCGAGGCCGGTTTCCCGATCGCCTCTTCAGGGGACTTTGACTCGGTGCGCACTATCGCGTCACAGGTTGAAGGCGCGAAGATCGCTGCTCTCGCGCGCGCAAAGCCAGCCGATATCGAGATTGCAGCACGAGCCGTGGCTCCGGCGGAGCTCGCTCGTATTCACACTTTTCTTTCGTCTTCCGATATCCATCTCGAACACCAGATGAAGATGTCACGGAACCAGGCGCTGGATCTGGCAGGCGAGTCCGTGCGGCAGGCGCGGAGCTTCGTTGATGACGTCGAGTTCTCGCCGATGGATGCGACGCGCACAGATCACGCCTTCCTTGGCGCGATGGTTGCGGTGGCGATCGAGGCAGGTGCCACAACCATCAACATCCCCGACACGGTTGGCTTCATCACTCCGGCGGAATACGCCGCGATCTTTCGCATGTTGCGCCAACTTCCTGGCGCGGAGAAGGTGATCTTTTCGACACACTGCCACGATGACCTTGGGCTTGCGACCGCCAACACGCTTGCAGGAATCGAGGGTGGCGCGCGGCAGGTCGAAGTGGCCGTAAACGGCATCGGAGAGCGCGCGGGCAACGCGGCGTTGGAAGAAGTGGCCTCTGCTCTTATGGTGCGGCGCGACGTGCTGCCTTACACCTCGAACATCGTGCACACAAAGCTCTATCCGACGAGCGCAATGCTCTCGGAGATTCTGAATCTGCCGGTCGCGCCAAATAAGGCGATTGTGGGCAAGAATGCCTTCTCGCACGAGAGCGGCATCCATCAGCATGGCGTTCTCTCGAATCCACTGACCTACGAGATCATGACTCCTGCGTCGGTCGGCGTGACGGGAACGACGATCGTGCTGGGCAAGCACTCCGGACGCAAAGCGCTTGAACATCGCTTCGCCGAGCTGGGGCATACGCTTACCAAGAACGAATTGGAGCGGGTGTACATGCGGTTCACGGAGCTTGCGGACAAGAAGAAGGCGATCTACGACGAGGACCTGATCGGTCTGCTGCGCGCACCGCATGCCGAAGTAACAACCGCCAACTAA
- a CDS encoding DNA-directed RNA polymerase subunit omega — MRSDLIFGALTHVTNRYQLCQLASKATRKLHKPNTRLQDTTNEVLDRFKDTVPMDEAVEPVVEKVSLEERRAA, encoded by the coding sequence ATGCGCTCAGATCTGATCTTTGGAGCACTCACGCACGTCACGAACCGTTACCAGCTCTGCCAGCTCGCCTCCAAGGCGACACGGAAGCTGCATAAGCCCAACACCCGCCTTCAGGACACGACCAACGAGGTGCTGGATCGCTTCAAAGACACCGTCCCGATGGATGAAGCCGTCGAACCGGTAGTCGAGAAGGTATCGCTCGAAGAACGCCGCGCAGCTTAA
- a CDS encoding porin family protein — MKKTMLLCALLLSAFAAHAQESRQDVSISATGTFTPTIHGATGTYTTTDTSLGALVSYRYLLTPRSGLEANYSFTQNTPRYVVPGTSDNNVHLRQQEFSGAYVYTLTFKRYNPFAEAGVGAMFFSPIKDFQTTQLDVKRTTVLGGLFGAGVAYELSPSFDIRAEYRGFLGKTPNLGYQPFTTNRYRVLSMPTLGIAYHF; from the coding sequence ATGAAGAAGACGATGTTGTTGTGTGCTCTGCTTTTGTCGGCGTTTGCCGCCCACGCCCAGGAGAGCCGTCAGGATGTAAGCATCAGCGCCACAGGCACCTTTACTCCCACCATTCACGGCGCCACCGGCACCTATACCACTACCGACACATCGCTGGGCGCCCTGGTCAGCTACCGCTATCTGCTTACGCCCCGCAGTGGTCTTGAAGCGAACTACAGCTTCACGCAGAACACCCCGAGGTACGTCGTTCCCGGAACCTCGGACAACAACGTTCACCTTCGCCAGCAGGAGTTCAGCGGAGCGTACGTCTACACCTTGACGTTCAAGCGCTACAACCCCTTCGCGGAAGCTGGTGTCGGGGCCATGTTCTTCTCTCCGATCAAGGACTTTCAAACCACCCAGCTGGACGTGAAGCGGACGACTGTTCTTGGTGGACTCTTCGGTGCCGGCGTCGCCTACGAGCTCAGCCCGAGCTTCGACATCCGTGCCGAGTATCGCGGCTTCCTCGGCAAGACACCCAACCTTGGCTACCAGCCCTTCACTACCAACCGTTACAGGGTGCTCTCCATGCCGACCCTCGGCATTGCTTACCACTTCTAA
- a CDS encoding Spy/CpxP family protein refolding chaperone: MKIMISATNGMRSAALALCAFAVVSAPVWAQATQDAPPPQSDGSAPPPHARGEHMQERHLEMMTKHLNLTADQVAQVKAIDQDGRTQMMALHNDTTTAPADKHAKMKAIHDAQTAKIRAILTDEQKPKFDQMLAREQEHRGHDRGPGGDGNQPPPPPAA; this comes from the coding sequence ATGAAGATTATGATCTCCGCAACAAACGGGATGCGCTCCGCCGCACTCGCACTATGCGCCTTCGCCGTAGTCTCCGCTCCTGTCTGGGCCCAGGCCACGCAGGACGCTCCCCCGCCCCAATCCGATGGAAGCGCTCCGCCACCGCACGCGCGGGGCGAACACATGCAGGAACGTCATCTTGAGATGATGACGAAGCACCTCAATCTCACGGCGGACCAGGTCGCGCAGGTCAAGGCGATCGACCAGGACGGCAGAACGCAGATGATGGCGCTTCACAATGACACCACCACCGCTCCTGCCGACAAGCACGCCAAGATGAAGGCGATCCACGATGCGCAGACCGCCAAGATCCGCGCCATCCTTACCGATGAGCAGAAGCCTAAGTTCGACCAGATGCTTGCCCGTGAACAGGAACACCGGGGGCATGATCGTGGTCCCGGTGGCGACGGCAACCAGCCGCCTCCGCCGCCCGCAGCATAA
- a CDS encoding GNAT family N-acetyltransferase, translated as MTPTLEGQNIRLEPLTLAHLPALEKIALDPVAKPVIWRYMVHWPQSAEDLRVWVQVALDAEAQGTTMPWVTVVKSTGPGVPDQVIGSTRFFTLDREHKTVELGHTWIAPAFHGTRANTEAKYLQLSYAFEELGLNRVGLKTHHENRRSQAAIKAIGGVYEGTFRNHLIMPDGSQRDSCWYSFIKQDWPEVKDLLRRRLQAPI; from the coding sequence ATGACGCCAACGCTTGAAGGTCAAAACATCCGTCTGGAGCCGCTTACGCTTGCCCACCTGCCGGCGCTTGAGAAGATCGCTCTCGACCCCGTTGCGAAGCCGGTCATCTGGCGTTACATGGTGCATTGGCCACAGAGCGCAGAAGACCTTCGCGTCTGGGTACAGGTAGCCCTCGACGCCGAAGCCCAGGGCACCACGATGCCCTGGGTCACGGTTGTGAAGTCGACCGGACCCGGCGTGCCCGACCAGGTCATCGGCAGCACACGTTTCTTTACGCTGGACCGTGAGCATAAGACGGTAGAGCTGGGACATACCTGGATCGCTCCAGCCTTCCACGGAACCCGCGCGAATACTGAAGCGAAGTACCTTCAACTTTCGTACGCGTTTGAGGAACTTGGGCTGAACCGCGTCGGCCTTAAGACCCACCACGAAAACCGCCGTTCGCAAGCCGCCATCAAAGCTATCGGCGGAGTCTACGAAGGTACCTTCCGCAATCACCTCATCATGCCCGACGGCAGCCAACGCGACAGCTGCTGGTACAGTTTCATCAAGCAGGACTGGCCCGAGGTGAAAGACCTGCTCCGCCGCCGGCTCCAGGCTCCCATCTAG
- the ftsY gene encoding signal recognition particle-docking protein FtsY has product MAFSIFGKRNTDAEPEKPAAPVSAAQEPAVEPKRGFFDRMKQAVTRTRDSFTESISSVIALTREIDFASLDKLESVLLSADIGSATASLVIENLKQRALRQGIEGGAELRRLLKIELKAVLDGVAVPVTHPSTPPEVIMMVGVNGTGKTTTSGKLAALFSAQGNSVLLCAADTFRAAAIEQLEVWASRSNVPIIKTKQGGDPSAALYDACTAAKSRGTQVLIVDTAGRLHTKTDLMKELDKMRRTAEKLVPGAPHQTLLVMDATTGQNGLQQARLFTEAARVTGIVLTKLDGTAKGGIVLAIATELRLPVVYAGVGEKMEDILPFDSDSFIDSLLE; this is encoded by the coding sequence ATGGCCTTCTCAATCTTCGGCAAGCGCAATACCGATGCAGAACCGGAAAAACCCGCAGCCCCAGTATCAGCAGCCCAAGAACCGGCGGTAGAGCCAAAACGCGGCTTCTTCGACCGGATGAAGCAGGCGGTCACCCGCACCCGCGACAGCTTTACCGAGTCCATCAGCTCTGTCATCGCGCTCACTCGCGAGATTGACTTTGCCTCGCTGGACAAGCTCGAATCTGTTCTGCTTTCGGCAGATATCGGTTCAGCGACTGCGTCGCTCGTCATCGAAAACCTGAAGCAGCGCGCGCTCCGCCAGGGTATCGAAGGCGGTGCCGAACTCCGCCGACTCCTCAAGATCGAGCTGAAGGCGGTCCTCGACGGCGTCGCTGTCCCGGTCACCCATCCGTCGACCCCACCCGAGGTCATCATGATGGTCGGCGTTAACGGAACCGGCAAGACGACCACCTCCGGCAAGCTCGCTGCCCTTTTTTCCGCGCAGGGAAACTCCGTCCTGCTCTGCGCCGCCGACACCTTCCGCGCCGCGGCTATCGAGCAACTTGAAGTCTGGGCCAGCCGTTCCAACGTCCCCATCATCAAGACCAAGCAGGGTGGCGACCCCTCGGCCGCGCTCTACGACGCCTGCACCGCTGCAAAATCCCGGGGCACGCAGGTCCTGATCGTCGACACCGCCGGACGCCTGCACACCAAGACTGATCTGATGAAGGAGCTGGACAAGATGCGCCGGACGGCCGAGAAACTCGTTCCCGGAGCGCCCCACCAAACTTTGCTCGTCATGGACGCGACGACCGGCCAAAACGGTCTCCAGCAGGCACGCCTCTTCACCGAAGCCGCCCGGGTCACCGGTATCGTTCTCACCAAGCTCGACGGGACGGCTAAAGGCGGAATTGTCCTCGCCATTGCAACTGAATTGAGGCTTCCTGTCGTCTACGCAGGTGTCGGAGAAAAAATGGAAGACATCCTTCCCTTCGACAGTGATAGCTTTATTGATTCCCTTCTGGAGTAA